One window of the Magnolia sinica isolate HGM2019 chromosome 19, MsV1, whole genome shotgun sequence genome contains the following:
- the LOC131235431 gene encoding NAC domain-containing protein 90-like: MTNLPPGYRFYPTEAELVGFYLRNKLENKREDLDRVIPVVNIFTLDPCQLPSISGELCAGDIEQWFFFSPMQEKEAHGGRPNRITPTGYWKATGSPGYVFSDNRVIGVRKTMVFYEGKAPTGTKTKWKLNEYRALEEESSSNAVPKLRHEYSLCRVYVRSGSLRSFDRRPTVTMTSETGSNIDLRIGEGASSSNLGVVSHQNPLKVERADSSSSGDHASHSPAEDSVNNDWNTIGNLDTLWDSIYWD, encoded by the exons ATGACCAATCTCCCACCAGGTTATAGATTCTACCCAACAGAAGCAGAGCTGGTGGGATTCTACCTGCGTAACAAGCTAGAgaacaagagagaggacttagaCCGTGTTATTCCGGTCGTAAACATCTTCACTCTCGACCCTTGTCAGCTCCCAA GCATTTCAGGTGAGCTGTGCGCCGGAGACATTGAGCAATGGTTTTTCTTCAGCCCAATGCAAGAGAAAGAAGCCCACGGAGGGAGGCCGAACCGAATCACGCCGACGGGCTACTGGAAAGCTACGGGCTCTCCCGGCTACGTCTTCTCTGACAACCGAGTCATTGGCGTGAGGAAAACCATGGTTTTCTATGAAGGAAAAGCCCCCACAGGGACGAAAACAAAATGGAAGTTGAACGAATATAGAGCCCTTGAAGAAGAATCATCTTCAAATGCAGTTCCAAAG TTACGACATGAGTATAGCTTATGCCGAGTATACGTAAGATCAGGAAGCCTACGATCGTTTGATCGACGGCCAACGGTCACAATGACAAGCGAGACAGGATCCAATATCGATTTACGCATTGGAGAGGGTGCTAGTAGCAGCAATTTAGGTGTAGTTTCTCATCAAAATCCTTTGAAGGTGGAGAGAGCTGATAGTTCGTCATCAGGAGACCATGCTTCTCACTCTCCAGCTGAAGATTCTGTCAACAACGACTGGAATACGATCGGCAATCTCGACACTCTTTGGGATTCGATTTATTGGGACTAA